One genomic window of Misgurnus anguillicaudatus chromosome 12, ASM2758022v2, whole genome shotgun sequence includes the following:
- the LOC129445866 gene encoding uncharacterized protein produces MFEVSRKKEGKLDPNFLGPYTIKNIEGKSADVVNETGVIFPKINIDHLRLHTEETPHIPHKIVSGKSTAATASQNTCSTGVSQAIASVAQSPTISKVAAQSLALAASLPPSPTTSKKASPSLASAASLPPSLTTSEVGAPSLGSAASLPPSPTTFEVAAPSLGSAASMPPSPTASKVAVPSLGSAASQPQSPTTSEVAAPSLGSAASLPPSPTTSKEASPSLASAASLPQSPTTSEVAAPSLGSAASLPPSPTTSEVAAPSLGSAASMPPLPTASKVAAPSLGSAASLPQSPTTSEVAAPSLGSAASLPPSPTTSEVAAPSLGSAASMPPSPTASKVAAPSLGSAASLPQSPTTSEVAAPSLGSAASLPPSPTTSEVAAPSLGSAASLPSLPTTSKVAAPSLTLAASLPPSPTTSEVAAPSLAASLSLPPSPTASKVASTPLPLAASLTPSPTTSKKASLSLASAASLQPSPTTSEVAAPSLVASVSLPPSPTASKVASTPLALAATLPPSPTSATTAVQQHLINSIVQEAWAGKNVYVLLSKIGCYKLFYADIKRTAPNNELESEVMNAYMCLLVKHFNERSKDQAFHIDSYEITNIWNGKKSKLKVDPSMYHYLIGIVNDHHHWTLVVIQTFTLHI; encoded by the exons ATGTTCGAAGTCAGCAGAAAAAAAGAAGGAAAATTGGATCCAAATTTTTTAGGTCCatatacaattaaaaacattgaaGGGAAGAGTGCTGATGTTGTAAATGAGACAGGGGTAATTTTCCCAAAAATCAACATTGATCACCTGAGATTGCATACTGAGGAGACACCACACATTCCTCATAAGATTGTGTCTGGAAAGTCCACAGCTGCAACTGCATCACAAAACACCTGTTCAACTGGTGTATCACAAGCCATTGCATCTGTGGCACAATCACCCACCATTTCTAAAGTGGCTGCACAATCTCTTGCTTTAGCTGCATCTCTGCCACCGTCACCCACCACCTCCAAAAAGGCTTCACCATCTCTCGCCTCAGCTGCATCTCTGCCACCCTCACTCACCACCTCTGAAGTGGGTGCACCATCTCTTGGCTCAGCTGCATCTCTGCCTCCTTCACCCACCACCTTTGAAGTGGCTGCACCATCTCTTGGCTCAGCTGCATCTATGCCACCTTCACCCACCGCCTCAAAAGTGGCTGTACCATCTCTTGGCTCAGCTGCATCTCAGCCACAATCACCCACCACCTCTGAAGTGGCTGCACCATCTCTTGGCTCAGCTGCATCTCTGCCACCTTCACCCACCACCTCCAAAGAGGCTTCACCATCTCTCGCCTCAGCTGCATCTCTGCCACAATCACCCACCACCTCTGAAGTGGCTGCACCATCTCTTGGCTCAGCTGCATCTCTGCCTCCTTCACCCACCACCTCTGAAGTGGCTGCACCATCTCTTGGCTCAGCTGCATCTATGCCACCTTTACCCACCGCCTCTAAAGTGGCTGCACCATCTCTTGGCTCAGCTGCATCTCTGCCACAATCACCCACCACCTCTGAAGTGGCTGCACCATCTCTTGGCTCAGCTGCATCTCTGCCTCCTTCACCCACCACCTCTGAAGTGGCTGCACCATCTCTTGGCTCAGCTGCATCTATGCCACCTTCACCCACTGCCTCTAAAGTGGCTGCACCATCTCTTGGCTCAGCTGCATCTCTGCCACAATCACCCACCACCTCTGAAGTGGCTGCACCATCTCTTGGCTCAGCTGCATCTCTGCCTCCTTCACCCACCACCTCTGAAGTGGCTGCACCATCTCTTGGCTCAGCTGCATCTCTGCCATCTTTACCCACCACCTCTAAAGTGGCTGCACCATCTCTCACTTTAGCTGCATCTCTGCCACCGTCACCCACCACCTCTGAAGTGGCTGCACCATCTCTCGCCGCATCTTTATCTCTGCCACCATCACCCACTGCCTCCAAAGTGGCTTCAACACCTCTTCCTCTAGCTGCATCTCTGACACCTTCACCCACCACCTCCAAAAAGGCTTCACTATCTCTCGCCTCAGCTGCATCTCTGCAACCATCACCCACCACCTCTGAAGTGGCTGCGCCATCTCTCGTCGCATCTGTATCTCTGCCACCATCACCCACTGCCTCCAAAGTGGCTTCAACACCTCTTGCTCTAGCTGCAACTCTGCCACCATCACCCACCTCTGCAACAACAGCAGTACAGCAACATCTCATCAACAGCA TTGTTCAAGAGGCATGGGCAGGAAAGAATGTATATGTGTTGCTGTCCAAAATTGGATGCTACAAACTCTTTTACGCAGACATTAAAAGAACTGCTCCAAATAATGAGCTTGAAAGCGAG GTTATGAATGCTTACATGTGTCTTCTTGTAAAGCATTTCAATGAAAGATCAAAAGATCAAGCATTCCACATTGACTCGTATGAAATTACCAATATATGGAATGGGAAAAAATCTAAACTGAAG GTTGATCCCTCAATGTACCATTACCTCATTGGTATTGTCAATGACCATCACCACTGGACACTTGTGGTAATACAAACATTCACTTTACACATATAG